The Coffea arabica cultivar ET-39 chromosome 9c, Coffea Arabica ET-39 HiFi, whole genome shotgun sequence nucleotide sequence taatcagTCTTGATGGGAATTAGAACCGATTCATGTCTCTTTAAGGCTAGTGTGTTCGcctcctccccctcccccttcctcctctctctttctctctttcacacacacacaaacacaaactGAGTACTTTGCCGCTGATCATGATGACATTCTAGCTGTGGAAGATGGCCTGGGGAGGGGTGGCTTTACCACTTGAGCTAAAGCTTACTCTTTTCTAGGCGTAGTTTAGTGGCCACTTTTCATTAACATTTTTTGTATGCATATATGCTGTCTCACAAACTGTTAAAAGGGTTTGTCTTTGTATTGTTTCTTGGTAGGCATATGTTTCTGGTCAGTTCGTTCTATTTGGTTGTGTGCCCTTTGAGGCAGAACCAGTTGTCTGTTAATACTTATAAGACTTTGTTCAATGCTACATCAATAGCAGTTTCATTATTTCTGTCAAATTCTGGTAGCTTTTTGTGTACATTGTGGATTATAGTGGACTTGCTGCGTTGATATATTTTATCCTATCTGATGCATTTGTTATAGTCTTCTTTATGGAGCAAGGACTATGGGGTAGCTCACATTTCGCATCGAATCACTGCAAGTGCAGGTTGGTTGCTTTCATTTTTAAGTTTCCATTGAACGTCTTGGACTTGAGCTATTTctctaattttcttaatatttaCTTGAATGTTGCATTGTGTAGATTTTTCTAGAAGAAGACAAAGAAGAACACCAACTCCTAGAACTCAAGACTCTACACCAAAAGGGTTTGTGCCAAGAACACAGCCAGGGACAAGCAGCCAGAGAAGAGATCAGAAAAACAATGGGCAGAAAGAAAGTCAGAGTAACTTGCCACCCAAGGATCTTGGGACTGCAAACAAAAATAGAATTGACCTCAAACAAACCAGTGAAGAACAGGATGATGACATTGAACAAGCAAAGGAGGAAGattatgaaaatgaaattgacaatgtTGTTGAAGAGGACTGGCCAAGCCGGAAACCACCACTTGATGCTGAAATGAGCAAGTTGACAGAAAATGGAAGAATTAGATCTGGTAATAAGGACCTAACTGAGACAAATGAAGTAAGAGGAGTTGCAAAGGAAAATGAAGTTGACGGTCATTTGAGTGGAATTGCTTTAGAAGATCAGCCATTTGATGTTATCACAAGTAATAAGCCCGTCGAAATTGATGACCCAAAACAGCAAGAcacaattaagaaaaatgatgtAAACCAGATCGGGAGTACTCGAATTGTCAAATATATGAGTGAAGATGAATTCTTGAAACCAGAGCAAAAGGAGAAGGATGATTCTTCTCTAAGGTTAAGgatggaaatggaagcaaattTACGCAAACATGCATTGGAAAGGCTTGCtgaagaaaattttgagaaaggAAACAGATTATTCTGTTATCCTGAATTGGTAAAACCTGATCAAGATATAGAAGTGTTCCTCAATAGAAGTCTATCCACATTGAGTAATGAACCTGACGTACTGATAATGGGAGCCTTTAATGACTGGCGATGGAAATCTTTTACTACGAAGTTGGATAAGACAAGTCTCAATGGTGATTGGTGGGCTTGCCAGGTCCATGTTCCTAAGGAAGCATACAAGATAGATTTTGTGTTCTACAATGGAAAAGATGTCTATGATAATAATGACAAAAAAGATTTCTGCATTACTGTTGAAGGTGGTATGACTGTTCCTGAGTTTGAAGATTTCTTGCTTGAGGAGAAACGCAAGGAGTTGGAGAAACTTGCGAAGGAGGAAGCTGAAAGGAAAAGACATGAAGAAGAACAGAAGCGCATAGAAGCAGAGAAAGCTGCACGTGAGGCTGATAGAGCGCAGGCAAGAGAGGAGGCTGCAAGGAGACAGGAAATGTTGAAAGAGTGGATAAAAAAGGCTGCGAAGTCTGTTGATGATGTCTGGCACATAGAACCTAGCGATTTTAAAGGTGGGGACAAGGTCAGGTTGTTCTATAAAAAGAGCTCAGGTCCATTGATTCAGGCTGAGGAGTTATGGCTGCATGGAGGTCACAATAAGTGGAAGGATGGGCTGTCCATCTCAACAAAGCTTGCCAGATCTGAGAGGAAAAGTGGAGATTGGTGGTATGCTGAAAGTAAGTATGATATCCTATGTGATTTGAATGATCAATGATGCATGTTGGTATTCATGATAGAGTATGATATGAAGATTCTTTTTGTCAAGTAAAATGTTTACCTTACATAAGAAGTGCTTCATCTGATTTGATTTCTAGTTTGTTAGGACTTGGGGAATCGGTACTTAGACTGGGTAGAGCTAGTCTTTTGAAGGATAAAATTGGATTCCATCAATATTGATTTCTTTGAGAGAATCTCATTTCTTGAAGTGATAATATGAACTTGTTTATCAGAGTTCATGCAGATTCTTCTGAAGCTGAAAGTTATGTTATGGAATTTATCATGAATCTCTGAAATTCTTCCTATTCGGAGATCTACAGTTGTGCACTATTTGTTGGAGATTTCTTTGTGCATCTTTTACTGAATTTTTGCGTTTATGATAAacacttcaattttttttttaataattactTGAACCATTTTTTTACTTGCAGagacataatatattatttgcaACAGATGTTTGTATCTCTGAAAACTTCATGCACTTCTtcttcagctttctttttccattgATGTTGCAATTTTATCTgatctatttttattttgtttacaGTTGTTGTGCCTAATCGTGCCCTTGTCTTGGACTGGGTTTTTGCTGATGGTCCACCTCACCAAGCAAGGGTTTACGATAACAATGATAGGCAGGATTTCCGTGCTATTGTTCCACGGCGTGTTCCTGAGGATCACTATTGGGTTGAAGAAGAGCATCAGATATACCAAAATCTCCAAGAGGAGAGACGGATCAGAGAGGAGGCCATCCGTGCTAAGGTTGatgttttgaaaaatatattcaaaagATGTTGTCAAAATGGCACCTTGATTTCAATTCTTTATGATGCAAAATTGATGGAGTAGAGAAATTCTTTTCTAACTGCTGCCTGTGCCCTTCCaaccccccacccccccccccaaaaaaaaaaaaaaaaaaaatcagtccaattcaatTTTTCTTTATGGGAAAAATTTCTGTTGATATATCTAAATCTTAATCTCTCGTGATCTGCCATCTGTAGGCTGAGAAGACAGCATGGATGAAAgcagaaacaaaggaaagaacTTTGAAAACATTTCTTTTATCTCAAAAGCATATTGTCTACACTGAACCTCTTGATGTCCAAGCT carries:
- the LOC113707870 gene encoding starch synthase 3, chloroplastic/amyloplastic-like, with translation MEVPLPLQKPLSCRAVVNGRTHIKITPFWGFLPHRTTSLLSSQSSLWSKDYGVAHISHRITASADFSRRRQRRTPTPRTQDSTPKGFVPRTQPGTSSQRRDQKNNGQKESQSNLPPKDLGTANKNRIDLKQTSEEQDDDIEQAKEEDYENEIDNVVEEDWPSRKPPLDAEMSKLTENGRIRSGNKDLTETNEVRGVAKENEVDGHLSGIALEDQPFDVITSNKPVEIDDPKQQDTIKKNDVNQIGSTRIVKYMSEDEFLKPEQKEKDDSSLRLRMEMEANLRKHALERLAEENFEKGNRLFCYPELVKPDQDIEVFLNRSLSTLSNEPDVLIMGAFNDWRWKSFTTKLDKTSLNGDWWACQVHVPKEAYKIDFVFYNGKDVYDNNDKKDFCITVEGGMTVPEFEDFLLEEKRKELEKLAKEEAERKRHEEEQKRIEAEKAAREADRAQAREEAARRQEMLKEWIKKAAKSVDDVWHIEPSDFKGGDKVRLFYKKSSGPLIQAEELWLHGGHNKWKDGLSISTKLARSERKSGDWWYAEIVVPNRALVLDWVFADGPPHQARVYDNNDRQDFRAIVPRRVPEDHYWVEEEHQIYQNLQEERRIREEAIRAKAEKTAWMKAETKERTLKTFLLSQKHIVYTEPLDVQAGNAATVFYNPTNTVLNGKPEIWFRFSFNRWTHRMGPLPPQRMLPADQSSHVKATVKVPLDAYMMDFVFSEKEDGGIFDNKNGMDYHIPVIGGVIKEPPMHIVHISVEMAPIAKVGGLGDVVTSLSRAVQDLKHSVDVILPKYDCLNFSHVKDFQFHKSYSWGGTEIKVWFGKVEGLSVYFLEPQNGFFGKGCIYGCHNDGERFGFFCHVALEFLLQSGFHPDIIHCHDWSSAPVAWLFKEQYMHYGLSKARIVFTIHNLEFGAHLIGKAMAYTDKATTVSPTYSQEVSGNPAVASHLYKFHGILNGIDPDIWDPYNDKFIPVSYTSENVIEGKRAAKEVLQQKLGLKRADLPLVGIISRLTHQKGIHLIKHAIWRTLDRGGQVVLLGSAPDPRIQNDFVNLANQLHSSHNDRARLCLTYDEPLSHLIYAGADFILVPSIFEPCGLTQLTAMRYGSIPVVRKTGGLYDTVFDVDHDKERAQACALEPNGFSFDGADAAGIDYALNRALSAWYDGRDWFNSLCKRVMEQDWSWNRPALDYLELYHAALK